In Gemmatimonadota bacterium, one DNA window encodes the following:
- a CDS encoding adenine phosphoribosyltransferase, producing MIERIRSRIRDIPDFPQPGIMFKDITPLLSDARLFPEVVEGLAAEFAEQSIEQVVGIESRGFIFAAPLALELGCGFVPVRKPGKLPFRTLRVDYELEYGSDALEAHVDAIRPGQRVLIVDDVLATGGTAAATARLVSKLGGQIVAAAFIVELAFLGGRGRLAGVPVHSVLRYDSG from the coding sequence CTGATCGAACGCATTCGCTCGCGCATCCGTGACATCCCGGATTTCCCGCAGCCGGGAATCATGTTCAAGGACATTACGCCGCTGCTCTCGGATGCCAGGCTGTTCCCCGAGGTCGTGGAGGGGCTGGCAGCAGAGTTCGCAGAGCAAAGCATCGAGCAGGTGGTGGGCATCGAGTCGCGCGGCTTCATCTTCGCCGCACCACTCGCGCTCGAGCTGGGGTGCGGCTTTGTGCCCGTGCGCAAGCCGGGCAAGCTGCCTTTTCGCACCCTGCGTGTGGACTACGAGCTCGAGTACGGCTCCGATGCGCTGGAAGCCCATGTGGACGCGATCCGGCCTGGCCAGCGCGTGCTGATTGTAGACGACGTCCTGGCGACGGGTGGCACGGCCGCCGCTACCGCGCGACTGGTGAGCAAGCTGGGCGGACAGATCGTCGCCGCCGCATTCATTGTCGAGCTCGCCTTCCTGGGCGGCCGCGGCAGGCTCGCCGGCGTACCCGTGCACTCCGTTCTGCGCTACGACTCCGGTTGA
- a CDS encoding TPM domain-containing protein, with protein MKDSDAARVPLRGVRPAALLPALLLLPWSSAAHAQLRLPDPVGYVNDFADVIPAEREAQIARIVEEVQAKSGGEIVVVTLASLAGRTRDEVALEIGRQWKVGRKGEPGDPGRNTGAVVLVVPKETSPDGRGHVKIETGLGTSTFLTAAEAGRIADDHMLPRFREGDYGTGILHGVGALAAAFAERFGFELTGEAVASVPPEQGREGSLSWILFLLLIFIILMLGGGSRRRRRGLPFIVPFPMGGRHRGGWGGFGGGLGGFGGFGGRGGGFGGFGGGGGFGGGGAGRSW; from the coding sequence ATGAAGGATAGTGACGCTGCACGCGTGCCGCTGAGGGGCGTAAGGCCGGCTGCACTGCTGCCCGCGCTTTTGCTGCTTCCGTGGTCGTCCGCGGCCCACGCGCAGCTCCGGCTCCCGGATCCGGTGGGCTATGTCAACGATTTCGCGGACGTGATCCCGGCGGAAAGGGAGGCCCAGATCGCCCGGATCGTCGAGGAGGTGCAGGCGAAGTCTGGCGGCGAGATCGTGGTCGTCACCCTGGCCTCGCTGGCCGGCCGCACGCGGGACGAGGTGGCGCTCGAGATCGGCCGGCAGTGGAAGGTCGGGCGGAAGGGGGAGCCGGGCGACCCCGGCCGCAACACGGGGGCTGTAGTGCTGGTCGTTCCGAAGGAGACCTCCCCTGATGGCCGGGGGCATGTCAAGATCGAAACTGGGCTGGGCACTTCGACGTTCCTGACTGCTGCGGAGGCCGGGCGGATCGCGGACGACCATATGCTACCCCGGTTCCGCGAGGGCGATTACGGCACCGGGATCCTCCACGGGGTGGGCGCGCTGGCCGCAGCATTCGCCGAGCGTTTCGGTTTCGAGCTGACGGGAGAGGCCGTCGCCAGCGTGCCACCAGAGCAGGGCAGGGAGGGTTCGCTATCCTGGATCCTGTTTCTTCTCCTGATCTTCATCATCCTCATGCTCGGTGGCGGAAGCCGGCGGCGGCGGCGTGGCCTGCCCTTCATTGTGCCCTTTCCGATGGGAGGTCGGCACCGCGGTGGCTGGGGCGGCTTCGGTGGCGGCCTTGGCGGCTTTGGCGGGTTCGGCGGCCGTGGCGGAGGCTTTGGCGGGTTCGGCGGCGGCGGCGGATTTGGCGGCGGCGGCGCGGGCCGGAGCTGGTAA